One genomic segment of Coffea arabica cultivar ET-39 chromosome 6e, Coffea Arabica ET-39 HiFi, whole genome shotgun sequence includes these proteins:
- the LOC113695861 gene encoding uncharacterized protein → MEALKLSAVSLSPRINRPSFLIKESVFDVRKHCTSPYSCIHPLGVLPHLASNLLKECNIGLSDKSQIRAEKVSGFVALGLKKGMLVPVRHVSRPCLLKICRVKSEDSEGILTGESIIVDEQTLERELQIAIEEENYTKAAEIRDSLRSLQSDSKASVLAANTRFYNTFRNGDLAALQALWSKGDNACVVHPGVSGISGYDLVMGSWEFVWADYEFPLEIEIKDVQVHVRGDVGYVTCIEMVKTKGSSWGKQFATNVFEKIEGQWKICIHHASYVDL, encoded by the exons ATGGAAGCATTAAAACTTTCTGCAGTGTCTTTGAGTCCTCGAATTAATCGACCCAGTTTCCTCATCAAA GAGAGCGTATTTGATGTCCGAAAGCACTGTACTAGTCCTTATTCGTGCATTCATCCACTTGGGGTCCTTCCTCACTTAGCTTCGAATCTCCTCAAGGAATGCAACATTGGTTTGTCTGACAAGTCTCAGATAAGAGCTGAAAAGGTTTCTGGTTTTGTTGCCCTCGGTTTGAAAAAGGGGATGCTTG TTCCTGTTAGGCATGTTTCTCGTCCATGCCTGTTGAAAATATGTCGAGTCAAAAGTGAGGACTCAGAAGGAATTTTAACGGGAGAAAGCATCATAGTAGATGAGCAGACGCTGGAGCGGGAATTACAGATTGCAATAGAAGAGGAGAACTATACCAAAGCAGCAGAAATAAGAGATAGCCTTCGGTCTCTCCAGAGTGACAGCAAGGCTTCTGTGTTAGCAGCTAATACTCGCTTTTACAACACATTCAGAAACGGGGATCTAGCAGCTTTGCAAGCACTATGGTCAAAGGGTGATAATGCATGTGTTGTGCACCCTGGTGTGAGTGGCATATCTGGCTATGATCTTGTGATGGGAAGCTGGGAGTTTGTGTGGGCTGACTATGAATTCCCACTGGAAATCGAGATCAAGGATGTTCAAGTTCATGTTAGAGGGGATGTAGGATATGTTACATGCATTGAAATGGTTAAGACAAAGGGTAGCAGCTGGGGTAAACAGTTTGCCACTAACGTCTTTGAGAAAATTGAGGGTCAGTGGAAAATATGCATTCACCATGCATCATATGTTGACTTGTGA
- the LOC140009255 gene encoding phosphatidylinositol:ceramide inositolphosphotransferase 1-like isoform X1, with amino-acid sequence MSLYIRREAAKLWKRLCAEISTEINLLAENWMYILAGLIFQYIHGLAARGVHYLHRPGPTLQDVGFYLLPELGQDKAYISETVFTFIFISFVLWTFHPFIFKSKKIYTVLVWCRVLAFLVACQILRIITFYSTQLPGPNYHCREGSKLARLPPPNNALEVLLINFPRGVLYGCGDLIFSSHMIFSLVFVRTYHKYGSRRFVKQLAWLTVVIQSMLIVASRKHYTVDVVVAWYTVNLMVFFLDKKLPELPDRGGAAALLLPLSKDSSKSKEENHKLLNGNSGDPADWRPRIQVNGKIMEDGTTVHVEAVMNGV; translated from the exons ATGTCGCTTTACATTCGTCGCGAGGCTGCAAAG TTATGGAAGAGATTATGTGCAGAGATTTCAACGGAAATCAACCTTCTTGCGGAGAACTGGATGTATATTCTTGCCGGCTTAATTTTTCAG TACATCCATGGCTTGGCTGCTCGAGGAGTACATTATCTGCATCGGCCTGGGCCAACTCTTCAAGATGTTGGCTTTTACCTTCTTCCG GAGCTTGGGCAAGACAAAGCTTACATCAGTGAAACTGTGTTTACATTCATATTTATATCTTTTGTCCTG tggACTTTCCACCCTTTCATTTTCAAGAGCAAAAAGATCTACACAGTTTTAGTGTGGTGCAGGGTCCTGGCCTTTCTAGTT GCTTGTCAAATTCTTCGGATCATTACTTTTTATTCTACTCAACTTCCTGGTCCAAACTATCATTGTCGTGAG GGTTCGAAACTCGCCAGGCTTCCTCCTCCTAATAATGCTTTAGAGGTTCTATTAATTAACT TTCCTCGTGGGGTTCTTTATGGTTGTGGTGACTTGATATTTTCATCTCATATGATCTTCTCTCTCGTATTTGTGCGGACGTATCACAAATATGGCTCACGGAG GTTTGTGAAACAACTTGCTTGGCTGACGGTGGTTATCCAGAGCATGTTGATTGTTGCATCCCGCAAGCATTATACAGTTGATGTTGTTGTTGCATG GTATACTGTTAATTTAATGGTTTTCTTTCTTGACAAAAAGTTGCCAG AATTGCCTGATCGTGGTGGAGCTGCAGCATTGTTGCTGCCACTGAGCAAGGATAGCAGCAAGTCTAAAGAAGAGAATCATAAACTTCTTAATGGGAACTCTGGAGATCCAGCTGACTGG AGACCAAGAATCCAAGTCAATGGAAAGATAATGGAGGATGGAACTACAGTGCATGTTGAAGCAGTGATGAATGGTGTATAG
- the LOC140009255 gene encoding phosphatidylinositol:ceramide inositolphosphotransferase 1-like isoform X2, translating into MSLYIRREAAKLWKRLCAEISTEINLLAENWMYILAGLIFQYIHGLAARGVHYLHRPGPTLQDVGFYLLPELGQDKAYISETVFTFIFISFVLACQILRIITFYSTQLPGPNYHCREGSKLARLPPPNNALEVLLINFPRGVLYGCGDLIFSSHMIFSLVFVRTYHKYGSRRFVKQLAWLTVVIQSMLIVASRKHYTVDVVVAWYTVNLMVFFLDKKLPELPDRGGAAALLLPLSKDSSKSKEENHKLLNGNSGDPADWRPRIQVNGKIMEDGTTVHVEAVMNGV; encoded by the exons ATGTCGCTTTACATTCGTCGCGAGGCTGCAAAG TTATGGAAGAGATTATGTGCAGAGATTTCAACGGAAATCAACCTTCTTGCGGAGAACTGGATGTATATTCTTGCCGGCTTAATTTTTCAG TACATCCATGGCTTGGCTGCTCGAGGAGTACATTATCTGCATCGGCCTGGGCCAACTCTTCAAGATGTTGGCTTTTACCTTCTTCCG GAGCTTGGGCAAGACAAAGCTTACATCAGTGAAACTGTGTTTACATTCATATTTATATCTTTTGTCCTG GCTTGTCAAATTCTTCGGATCATTACTTTTTATTCTACTCAACTTCCTGGTCCAAACTATCATTGTCGTGAG GGTTCGAAACTCGCCAGGCTTCCTCCTCCTAATAATGCTTTAGAGGTTCTATTAATTAACT TTCCTCGTGGGGTTCTTTATGGTTGTGGTGACTTGATATTTTCATCTCATATGATCTTCTCTCTCGTATTTGTGCGGACGTATCACAAATATGGCTCACGGAG GTTTGTGAAACAACTTGCTTGGCTGACGGTGGTTATCCAGAGCATGTTGATTGTTGCATCCCGCAAGCATTATACAGTTGATGTTGTTGTTGCATG GTATACTGTTAATTTAATGGTTTTCTTTCTTGACAAAAAGTTGCCAG AATTGCCTGATCGTGGTGGAGCTGCAGCATTGTTGCTGCCACTGAGCAAGGATAGCAGCAAGTCTAAAGAAGAGAATCATAAACTTCTTAATGGGAACTCTGGAGATCCAGCTGACTGG AGACCAAGAATCCAAGTCAATGGAAAGATAATGGAGGATGGAACTACAGTGCATGTTGAAGCAGTGATGAATGGTGTATAG